The Arachis hypogaea cultivar Tifrunner chromosome 14, arahy.Tifrunner.gnm2.J5K5, whole genome shotgun sequence genome has a segment encoding these proteins:
- the LOC112743398 gene encoding glucan endo-1,3-beta-D-glucosidase-like: protein MSLQHPHNASSFLFPQTHSTVLPDPSTFFSSNLTSSPLPTNSFFQNFALKNGDQPEYIHPYLIKSSSSSLSISFPSRFFTSAFIYQVFIADLTISTSEHHNNNNNNKHVISSYSDLSVTLDIPSNNLRFFLVRGSPYVTVSVTHHKLLSIKTIHAILSFSSNDSLTKYTIKLNNGQTWLIYASSPIKFSHTLSEIISDEFSGVIRIAVLPDDSSSNKYEEILDRFSSCYPVSGDVALNTNSSSVEYNWEKKGDGDLLMLAHPLHLLLLSKSDDDSHNNVTILDDFKYRSIDGDLVGVIGDSWLLETDPVSVNWHSNRGVKEESYDEIESALSKDVEDLDSSAIATTSSYFYGKLIARAARLALIAEEVDFLDVIPVVKKFLNETITPWLDGTFNGNGFLYDEKWGGIITKQGSTDSGADFGFGVYNDHHYHLGYFLYGIAVLAKIDPKWGKKYKPQAYSIISDFMNLGGGKSEHYHSTLNHHYHYTRLRCFDLYKLHSWAGGLTEFADGRNQESTSEAINAYYSAALLGLAYNDTELVSLGSTLTALEIHAAKMWWHVNGEGDSNMYEEDFVKENKLIGVLWSNKRDSGLWFAPPAWKECRLGIQLLPLIPVSEFLFSNKSFVKEVVEWTMPALDRDGVGEGWKGFVYALEGVYDNESALKKIRSLKGFDDGNSFTNLLWWIHSRDSYDDDDDDRIIEEFCDEKQVLSFGHYSH from the coding sequence ATGTCTCTGCAACACCCACATAATGCATCTTCCTTCCTCTTCCCTCAAACTCATTCCACAGTCCTCCCTGATCCTTCCACCTTCTTCTCCTCAAACCTTACCTCTTCTCCATTGCCTACAAACTCTTTCTTCCAAAACTTTGCTCTCAAAAATGGCGACCAACCTGAATACATCCACCCTTACCTCATCAAATCATCATCCTCTTCTCTTTCTATCTCCTTCCCATCTCGCTTCTTCACCTCAGCTTTCATATACCAAGTCTTCATTGCTGATCTCACCATATCTACCTCTGAACatcacaataataacaacaataacaagcATGTTATCTCTTCCTACAGTGATCTCAGTGTAACTTTGGATATTCCTTCTAACAATCTTAGATTCTTTCTTGTTAGGGGAAGCCCTTATGTCACTGTTTCTGTAACTCATCATAAACTGCTTTCCATAAAAACCATCCATGCCATACTTTCGTTTTCTTCCAATGATTCTCTTACCAAGTATACCATTAAGCTTAACAATGGCCAAACTTGGCTTATATATGCATCTTCACCAATCAAATTTAGTCACACCCTCTCTGAGATTATTTCTGATGAGTTTTCTGGTGTAATTCGGATAGCAGTGTTGCCTGATGATTCAAGTTCTAATAAGTATGAGGAAATTCTTGACAGGTTCAGTTCTTGTTATCCGGTGTCTGGTGATGTTGCACTTAACACAAATTCATCTAGTGTTGAATATAATTGGGAGAAGAAAGGTGATGGTGATTTGTTAATGTTAGCACaccctcttcatcttctacttttgTCTAAGAGTGATGATGATTCTCACAATAATGTTaccattcttgatgatttcaagTATAGAAGCATTGATGGGGACCTTGTTGGTGTTATTGGAGATTCATGGTTATTGGAAACTGATCCTGTTTCTGTGAATTGGCATTCAAACAGAGGTGTCAAAGAAGAATCCTATGATGAAATCGAATCAGCTCTTTCTAAAGATGTTGAGGATCTAGATTCTTCTGCAATAGCAACAACTTCATCTTACTTTTATGGGAAATTGATAGCAAGGGCAGCAAGGTTGGCTTTGATAGCTGAAGAAGTTGATTTTCTTGATGTGATTCCTGTGGTTAAGAAgttcttgaatgaaaccattacTCCATGGCTAGATGGAACTTTCAATGGGAATGGATTTCTATATGATGAGAAATGGGGTGGAATTATTACCAAACAAGGTTCTACTGATTCAGGTGCTGATTTTGGCTTTGGAGTTtacaatgatcaccattatcatttgggATACTTTCTCTATGGAATTGCAGTGCTTGCAAAGATTGATCCAAAATGGGGTAAGAAGTACAAGCCTCAAGCCTATTCAATTATATCAGATTTTATGAACTTAGGAGGAGGAAAATCAGAACATTATCATTCAACTTTGAATCATCATTATCATTACACACGTCTAAGGTGTTTTGATCTTTATAAATTGCATTCTTGGGCCGGAGGACTAACTGAATTCGCGGACGGAAGGAATCAAGAGAGCACAAGTGAAGCTATAAACGCATACTATTCAGCAGCATTGTTGGGTTTGGCATATAATGATACAGAACTTGTTTCATTAGGATCAACTCTTACAGCATTGGAAATTCATGCAGCTAAAATGTGGTGGCATGTGAATGGAGAAGGAGATAGTAATATGTATGAAGAAGATTTTGTAAAAGAGAATAAGTTAATTGGGGTTCTATGGTCTAATAAGAGGGACAGTGGATTATGGTTTGCACCTCCTGCTTGGAAAGAGTGTAGGCTTGGGATTCAGCTTTTACCATTGATACCTGTTTCTGAATTCTTATTTTCTAATAAGAGTTTTGTGAAGGAGGTTGTGGAGTGGACAATGCCTGCTTTGGATAGAGATGGTGTTGGAGAAGGGTGGAAGGGGTTTGTGTATGCATTGGAAGGAGTTTATGATAATGAAAGTGCTTTGAAGAAGATTAGAAGCTTGAAGGGTTTTGATGATGGGAATTCATTTACTAATCTGCTATGGTGGATTCATAGCAGAGAtagttatgatgatgatgatgatgacagaATAATAGAGGAATTTTGTGATGAAAAACAGGTCTTATCATTTGGTCATTACAGCCATTAA